One genomic window of Arthrobacter sp. KBS0703 includes the following:
- a CDS encoding Na+/H+ antiporter subunit D, producing the protein MNIASFAPLAVVLPILGAALTFLLIRHSHAQRTVSIALLSLTLLLECWLLASVWGGGTEAVNIGGWLPPWGIVLVVDQFSSLMLVVSSAVSLAVLVYATGQGMADGDQDAPVSIFHPTYLILVAGVSNAFLSGDLFNLYVGFEILLTASYVLMTLGGTGPRIRAGVTYVVVSVVSSVLFLIAIAMIYGATGTINMADLAIKLGELDQGTKTLLHVMLLVAFGIKAAVFPLSFWLPDSYPTAPAPVTAVFAGLLTKVGVYAMVRTETLLFPGDTLNSPLMVAALLTMVVGILGALAQSDIKRLLSFTLVSHIGYMVFGLALSSVAGLGAAVYYVAHHITIQTSLFLVTGLIERRGGSSSVDRLAGLAKLSPLLGLLFFVPAMNLAGIPPFSGFLGKLGLMQAGIGLGTPLAYALVIGGTLTSLLTLLAVARVWNRAFWRKPEDAEHPDPVLLAEAKDSATGDRAGKSNVTLLPRTMVGSTLGLVVLGVALTVFAGPLFDLANQSAAVMLDRSAYIQSVLGENAPVPGFALGGGGK; encoded by the coding sequence GTGAACATCGCAAGCTTTGCCCCGCTCGCCGTCGTACTTCCCATCCTGGGCGCCGCGCTGACGTTCCTGCTGATCCGGCATTCCCACGCCCAGCGCACCGTCAGTATCGCCCTTTTGTCGCTCACGCTCCTGCTGGAATGCTGGCTGCTGGCGTCTGTCTGGGGCGGCGGCACCGAGGCGGTCAACATCGGCGGCTGGCTGCCGCCCTGGGGAATCGTCCTGGTGGTGGACCAGTTCTCCTCGCTGATGCTCGTGGTCTCCTCCGCGGTGAGCCTTGCGGTCCTGGTGTATGCCACCGGCCAGGGCATGGCCGACGGCGACCAGGACGCCCCCGTCTCAATCTTCCACCCCACGTACCTCATCCTGGTGGCGGGCGTCTCCAACGCCTTCCTCTCCGGGGACCTGTTCAATCTTTACGTCGGTTTCGAGATCCTGCTGACGGCAAGTTACGTCCTGATGACACTGGGTGGCACGGGCCCGCGCATCCGGGCCGGCGTCACGTACGTGGTGGTCTCCGTGGTCTCCTCCGTGCTGTTCCTCATCGCCATCGCCATGATCTACGGCGCCACCGGCACCATCAACATGGCCGATCTGGCCATCAAGCTCGGGGAGCTCGACCAAGGCACCAAGACCCTCCTGCACGTCATGCTGCTCGTCGCCTTCGGGATCAAGGCGGCCGTCTTCCCGCTGTCCTTCTGGCTGCCTGACTCGTATCCCACGGCTCCCGCGCCCGTGACCGCCGTGTTCGCCGGCCTGCTGACCAAGGTGGGCGTGTATGCCATGGTGCGCACCGAAACCCTCCTCTTCCCCGGGGACACCCTTAATTCGCCGCTGATGGTGGCCGCGCTGCTCACCATGGTGGTGGGAATCCTTGGCGCCCTCGCCCAGAGCGACATCAAGCGTCTGCTCTCGTTCACGCTGGTCAGCCATATCGGCTACATGGTGTTCGGTCTCGCGCTGTCCTCCGTGGCCGGGCTCGGTGCGGCCGTGTACTACGTGGCGCACCACATCACCATCCAGACCAGCCTCTTCCTGGTCACCGGCCTGATTGAACGGCGCGGCGGAAGCTCCTCCGTGGACCGGCTGGCCGGGCTGGCCAAGCTGTCCCCGCTCCTGGGCCTCCTGTTCTTCGTGCCCGCCATGAACCTGGCAGGCATTCCGCCGTTCTCAGGATTCCTGGGCAAACTCGGGCTGATGCAGGCAGGCATCGGGCTGGGCACCCCACTGGCCTACGCACTGGTCATAGGAGGGACGCTGACCAGCCTTCTGACCCTGCTGGCGGTTGCCCGCGTCTGGAACCGTGCGTTCTGGCGGAAACCCGAGGACGCCGAGCACCCGGATCCCGTGCTGCTCGCCGAGGCCAAGGACTCAGCGACCGGCGATCGCGCGGGCAAGTCCAACGTGACGCTGCTGCCCAGGACCATGGTGGGCTCCACGCTCGGGCTCGTGGTGCTGGGCGTGGCGCTGACCGTTTTCGCAGGCCCGCTGTTTGACCTGGCAAACCAGTCCGCGGCGGTCATGCTGGACAGGTCAGCCTACATCCAGTCGGTGCTAGGCGAGAACGCGCCTGTTCCGGGATTTGCCCTGGGCGGCGGTGGGAAATGA
- a CDS encoding Na+/H+ antiporter subunit E, with translation MSRQRISLRQELPLLVWLVIVWGALWQDFSPGNLLFGALLAAAVARLFYLPPVELSGRFNVLRAVPFAVMFLGRVVAASFQVFYLAVAKGPKVTNAVVAVPLRSHSDLMVTATGHVISLIPGSLVVEVDRSTSTLYIHGLNVRNADDVQKLRKEVRDTEAGLIRVMGSKEELAALNQEVGA, from the coding sequence ATGAGCCGGCAGCGAATCTCCCTGCGGCAGGAACTGCCGCTGCTCGTGTGGCTCGTGATCGTCTGGGGCGCCCTCTGGCAGGACTTCAGCCCGGGCAACCTGCTGTTCGGAGCCCTGCTGGCCGCCGCAGTTGCGCGCCTCTTCTACCTGCCGCCCGTGGAGCTGAGCGGCCGGTTCAACGTTCTCCGGGCGGTTCCGTTCGCCGTCATGTTCCTTGGCAGGGTGGTGGCCGCCAGTTTCCAGGTCTTCTACCTGGCCGTGGCCAAGGGGCCCAAGGTGACCAACGCCGTCGTCGCCGTGCCGTTGCGGAGCCATTCCGACCTCATGGTGACCGCCACCGGCCACGTCATCTCCCTGATCCCCGGATCACTGGTGGTGGAAGTCGACAGGTCCACGTCCACGCTGTACATCCACGGGCTGAACGTCCGGAACGCCGACGACGTGCAGAAGCTCCGCAAGGAGGTCCGGGACACCGAGGCAGGGCTCATCCGGGTCATGGGATCCAAAGAAGAACTTGCCGCCCTGAACCAGGAGGTTGGCGCATGA
- a CDS encoding monovalent cation/H+ antiporter complex subunit F, producing the protein MMELVLTVTAVVLSLAAAGAIVRIARGPSLLDRVLAADVLLAILGAALCIDMAVNRHLNNLMLLVAVSIIGFIGSVTVARFVADRREQTNES; encoded by the coding sequence ATGATGGAGCTGGTCCTGACCGTCACGGCAGTGGTCCTGTCCCTCGCCGCGGCAGGCGCAATCGTGCGCATCGCCCGCGGCCCCTCCCTGCTGGACCGGGTGCTGGCGGCCGACGTGCTGCTGGCCATTCTCGGAGCGGCGCTGTGCATCGACATGGCCGTGAACAGGCACCTCAACAACCTGATGCTGCTCGTGGCCGTGTCCATCATCGGCTTCATCGGTTCGGTCACGGTGGCCCGGTTCGTGGCCGACCGGCGGGAGCAGACCAATGAATCCTGA
- the mnhG gene encoding monovalent cation/H(+) antiporter subunit G, whose amino-acid sequence MNPEASTVDTVIDAVSAVFMIVGAVMSLAAAIGLLRFPDLMSRMHSATKPQVLGLFLLLAAVGLQLRTWWVWPVLLVAWIFQLLTVPVSAHMVGRAGYRTKHLHRELLSSDELEAVVLKAAQAAKDAKRDGGNRTAD is encoded by the coding sequence ATGAATCCTGAGGCCAGCACCGTGGACACTGTGATCGACGCGGTTTCGGCCGTCTTCATGATCGTGGGGGCAGTGATGTCCCTGGCCGCAGCCATTGGCCTGCTGCGCTTCCCCGACCTCATGAGCCGCATGCACTCGGCCACCAAGCCGCAGGTGCTGGGGCTGTTCCTGCTGCTGGCCGCGGTGGGGCTGCAGCTGCGCACCTGGTGGGTGTGGCCGGTGCTGCTGGTGGCGTGGATCTTCCAGCTGCTGACGGTGCCGGTTTCCGCCCACATGGTGGGCCGGGCCGGCTACCGCACCAAGCACCTCCACAGGGAGCTGCTCAGCAGCGATGAGCTGGAAGCCGTGGTGCTGAAGGCCGCCCAGGCGGCCAAGGACGCGAAGCGCGACGGCGGGAACCGCACCGCCGATTGA
- a CDS encoding DUF4235 domain-containing protein has product MNFFIKLLGTGVSLLAGFAGTKAVDTIWEKTTGRKPPKGGKDDVPTTLRSALTFALISASVSAVIQVLANRGTQRAITRFAKSQDIV; this is encoded by the coding sequence ATGAATTTCTTCATCAAGCTGCTTGGTACGGGCGTCAGCCTGCTGGCCGGGTTCGCCGGCACCAAGGCCGTGGATACCATCTGGGAAAAGACCACCGGCCGGAAGCCGCCGAAGGGCGGCAAGGACGACGTCCCCACCACGCTGCGTTCGGCGCTGACGTTCGCGCTCATTTCCGCATCCGTGAGCGCCGTCATCCAGGTGCTGGCCAACCGCGGCACGCAGCGGGCCATCACCCGCTTCGCCAAGAGCCAGGACATCGTCTAG
- a CDS encoding heme-degrading domain-containing protein, with translation MTQQDSVIGAATGFDPDSPDEQPAGSLEALIAEIEAQIAALQFPAFSKDDALNLGLLLVELGKKGNLPIAIDITKGEQVLFHVALEGATPDNEGWVKAKQRTAARYEEPSLLVGLRGRVGGSRIEDNAWFDQSTYAAHGGAFPVYVRDVGAVAIVTVSGLPQKADHDLVVQALTEIHQSMRLG, from the coding sequence ATGACACAACAGGACTCCGTCATTGGCGCAGCGACCGGCTTCGACCCCGACTCCCCCGACGAACAGCCCGCAGGTTCCCTGGAGGCGCTGATCGCCGAGATCGAGGCGCAGATCGCCGCGCTGCAGTTTCCCGCCTTCAGCAAGGACGACGCCCTCAACCTGGGCCTCCTGCTGGTTGAACTCGGCAAGAAGGGCAACCTGCCCATCGCCATCGACATCACCAAGGGCGAACAGGTCCTGTTCCACGTGGCGCTCGAAGGCGCCACGCCGGACAACGAGGGCTGGGTCAAGGCCAAGCAGCGGACGGCGGCACGCTACGAGGAACCGTCGCTGCTGGTGGGCCTGCGCGGCAGGGTGGGCGGCAGCCGGATCGAGGACAACGCCTGGTTCGACCAGTCCACCTATGCGGCCCACGGCGGCGCCTTCCCCGTCTATGTGCGCGACGTCGGCGCGGTCGCCATTGTCACGGTGTCCGGGCTGCCGCAGAAGGCCGACCACGATCTGGTGGTTCAGGCGCTGACGGAAATCCACCAGTCCATGCGGCTAGGCTAG
- a CDS encoding ECF transporter S component, with protein MTTAAIKKTGYNWRVTDIVVAALIAVAGGVIFWAWSQGANLISAPVNAVYPPLSGLYAGGWMIPAVLGMLIIRKPGAALFCETVAATGELIMGSQYGTTVLISGVLQGLGAELVFAAFMYKKFNLPGSLLAGAGAGLFCGLNDSFLPWGWNIAYTAGDKLAYIIFTSISGAIIAGALSWIATRALAKTGVLSSFASRKAATEPVFS; from the coding sequence ATGACAACTGCAGCAATCAAGAAGACCGGTTACAACTGGCGCGTGACGGACATCGTGGTGGCGGCACTGATCGCCGTTGCCGGCGGCGTGATCTTCTGGGCCTGGTCCCAGGGCGCCAACCTCATTTCCGCTCCGGTCAACGCGGTCTACCCGCCCCTTTCCGGGCTCTACGCCGGCGGCTGGATGATCCCGGCCGTGCTCGGCATGCTCATCATCCGCAAGCCGGGCGCGGCGCTGTTCTGCGAGACCGTTGCCGCCACCGGTGAACTGATCATGGGATCCCAGTACGGCACCACGGTGCTCATCTCGGGTGTCCTGCAGGGCCTCGGCGCTGAGCTGGTGTTCGCCGCCTTCATGTACAAGAAATTCAACCTGCCCGGGTCGCTGCTGGCAGGAGCCGGCGCCGGCCTGTTCTGCGGCCTGAACGATTCGTTCCTCCCGTGGGGCTGGAACATCGCCTACACGGCAGGGGACAAGCTCGCGTACATCATCTTCACCTCCATCTCCGGCGCGATCATTGCCGGCGCCCTGTCCTGGATCGCCACCCGCGCCCTGGCCAAAACCGGCGTGCTGAGCTCGTTCGCGTCCCGCAAGGCAGCCACGGAGCCCGTCTTCTCCTGA
- a CDS encoding ABC transporter ATP-binding protein: MPTPHDGGVRPAAVTARGWGWRHAGRIRPAVHGLDLDIRPGERVLLLGPSGAGKSTLLHALAGVLGDSTSGNVTAADGGTPDSDDADESGSLLIDGEPPHTRRGRAGLMQQDPETQVVLSRLGDDVAFGAENLSVPRDAIWARVHEALDDVGLVHLPLNHPTSALSGGQKQRLALAGILAMRPGLILLDEPTANLDPAGVLEVRDSVGRCLDKTGATLVVVEHRVAVWKDLVDRIVVLQPGSATRPAVLIDGPPDQVLEQARGMLTAAGVWVPGYVPATRRRTFGGTAAAAGLAAANMPGELAVASGQLLLAAEDLAVSRERPRRRGFKSVPPVPVLRDVAAQVRAGEALTVTGPNGVGKSTFALTLAGLLPPVAGTVSAAVELSRGAGIDPYKWKAEQLIARIGTVFQEPEHQFVTGRVLDELQFGPKHLGHGEERVDELLERLRLTELVDANPYTLSGGEKRRLSVATVLAAHPQVLVLDEPTFGQDANTWAELASFLSELLDAGTAVVSVTHDEEFTHVLGGTELRLGSRELRAPEQAAP; encoded by the coding sequence ATGCCCACACCTCACGACGGCGGTGTCCGCCCCGCCGCGGTCACCGCCCGCGGCTGGGGCTGGCGCCACGCCGGACGAATCAGGCCGGCAGTCCACGGGCTGGACCTGGACATCCGTCCCGGGGAGCGCGTCCTGCTCCTGGGCCCCTCCGGCGCCGGCAAATCCACGCTGCTCCACGCCCTCGCCGGCGTGCTCGGCGACAGTACCTCCGGAAACGTGACAGCAGCCGACGGCGGCACCCCAGACAGCGACGACGCGGACGAATCCGGCAGCCTCCTGATCGACGGCGAGCCGCCGCACACCCGGCGGGGCCGCGCCGGCCTCATGCAGCAGGACCCCGAAACCCAGGTGGTGCTCTCCCGCCTCGGCGACGACGTCGCGTTCGGCGCGGAGAACCTCTCGGTTCCCCGCGACGCGATCTGGGCGCGCGTGCACGAGGCGCTGGACGACGTCGGGCTGGTGCACCTGCCGCTGAACCATCCGACGTCGGCGCTGTCCGGCGGGCAGAAACAGCGCCTTGCGCTGGCCGGCATCCTGGCGATGCGTCCCGGGCTGATCCTGCTGGACGAGCCCACGGCCAATCTTGACCCGGCCGGTGTGCTGGAAGTCCGGGACTCCGTGGGGCGCTGCCTCGACAAGACGGGCGCCACGCTTGTGGTCGTGGAGCACCGGGTGGCGGTGTGGAAGGACCTCGTGGACAGGATCGTGGTCCTGCAGCCGGGGTCCGCCACGCGGCCGGCCGTGCTGATCGACGGCCCCCCGGACCAGGTCCTGGAACAGGCACGCGGCATGCTCACCGCCGCCGGGGTCTGGGTGCCGGGCTACGTTCCGGCCACGCGGCGGCGGACGTTTGGCGGCACTGCAGCAGCCGCGGGCCTTGCTGCCGCCAACATGCCGGGGGAGCTGGCCGTTGCCTCCGGCCAGCTGCTCCTCGCCGCCGAGGACCTGGCGGTTTCGCGCGAACGTCCCCGCCGCCGCGGCTTCAAGTCCGTCCCGCCCGTTCCCGTCCTGCGGGACGTCGCGGCACAGGTCCGCGCCGGTGAGGCGCTGACCGTCACCGGACCAAACGGCGTCGGCAAGTCCACGTTCGCGCTGACCCTCGCCGGACTGCTTCCGCCCGTGGCCGGCACGGTGTCCGCCGCAGTGGAACTGAGCCGCGGCGCCGGGATCGACCCCTACAAATGGAAGGCGGAGCAGCTGATCGCCAGGATTGGAACGGTGTTCCAGGAACCCGAGCACCAGTTCGTCACGGGCCGGGTCCTGGACGAGCTCCAGTTCGGCCCCAAGCACCTGGGCCACGGCGAGGAACGCGTGGACGAGCTGCTGGAACGGCTCCGCCTGACCGAGCTCGTGGACGCCAACCCATACACCCTCTCCGGCGGAGAGAAGCGCCGGCTCTCGGTGGCCACCGTCCTGGCGGCGCACCCGCAGGTCCTGGTCCTCGACGAACCCACCTTCGGCCAGGACGCCAACACCTGGGCCGAGCTCGCCTCCTTCCTGTCCGAACTGCTCGACGCCGGAACCGCCGTGGTCTCCGTGACGCACGACGAGGAGTTCACCCACGTCCTGGGCGGCACCGAGCTCCGGCTGGGCAGCCGTGAACTCAGGGCTCCTGAACAGGCCGCGCCATGA
- a CDS encoding energy-coupling factor transporter transmembrane protein EcfT has translation MRDALTLAGNQAVLVRANPLAKFAAVFLITLVLALSIDWMSASVALVCEILLFPLAGLTFTLLWQRGWPLILAAAVGGWSTSILAPDSGKVLLDVGLWSMSEGSLELGLGFLLRGLAIALPAVLLMSCTDPTDLADALAQKARLPHRFVLGTLAAMRLVGLMAEEWQTIGMARRARGVGSRGNPWQRLRATLGQSFGLLVQAIRRATRLAVTMEARGFGGASRTWARESTYSGLDIWVLLGGALIAGGAVTAALWAGTWNMVWLEGS, from the coding sequence ATGAGGGACGCGCTGACCCTCGCCGGCAACCAGGCCGTGCTGGTCCGGGCCAACCCGCTGGCCAAATTCGCGGCGGTCTTCCTCATCACGCTGGTCCTGGCGCTGTCCATCGACTGGATGTCCGCGTCCGTGGCGCTGGTGTGCGAGATCCTGCTGTTCCCGCTGGCCGGACTGACCTTCACGCTGCTGTGGCAGCGCGGCTGGCCGCTGATCCTCGCGGCGGCCGTCGGCGGCTGGAGCACCTCCATCCTGGCGCCGGACAGCGGCAAGGTGCTGCTCGACGTCGGACTCTGGTCCATGAGCGAAGGTTCCCTGGAGCTGGGGCTCGGTTTCCTGCTCCGCGGCCTCGCCATCGCGCTGCCCGCGGTGCTCCTGATGAGCTGCACCGACCCCACGGACCTCGCCGACGCGCTGGCACAGAAGGCGAGGCTGCCGCACCGCTTCGTGCTCGGCACACTCGCGGCGATGCGGCTGGTGGGGCTGATGGCGGAGGAATGGCAGACCATCGGCATGGCGCGCCGGGCCCGTGGAGTGGGGTCCCGCGGCAACCCGTGGCAGCGGCTCCGCGCCACCCTGGGCCAGAGCTTCGGGCTGCTGGTGCAGGCCATCCGCCGGGCAACCCGCCTGGCCGTCACCATGGAAGCCCGCGGCTTCGGCGGCGCCAGCCGGACCTGGGCCCGCGAATCAACGTACAGCGGGCTGGACATCTGGGTACTGCTGGGCGGCGCCCTGATCGCAGGAGGAGCCGTGACCGCCGCGCTGTGGGCGGGCACGTGGAACATGGTGTGGCTCGAAGGGTCCTAG
- a CDS encoding GNAT family N-acetyltransferase: protein MHTIDGVRPAEPSEAEALARLHLECWRETYSGLLSPAFLAAQRVEERLALWQRLLAGPHAERQFVAMSGGRPVGFAGSLPPAEGRDVAELWGIYLLKAHHGTGLGQKLLDAALGAGPAALWVAEDNPRAQAFYRRNGFTFTGARETIDEWEGLPELRMARS from the coding sequence ATGCATACCATCGACGGCGTCCGGCCAGCCGAACCAAGCGAGGCCGAGGCCCTGGCCCGGCTCCATCTTGAGTGCTGGCGCGAGACGTACTCGGGGCTCCTGTCCCCCGCATTCCTCGCGGCACAGCGCGTGGAGGAACGGCTGGCCCTGTGGCAGCGCCTGCTGGCCGGCCCGCACGCGGAGCGTCAGTTCGTGGCCATGAGCGGCGGACGCCCGGTGGGATTTGCCGGCTCACTTCCGCCGGCGGAAGGCCGGGACGTGGCCGAACTCTGGGGCATCTACCTCCTGAAGGCTCACCACGGCACGGGGCTGGGCCAAAAGCTCCTGGACGCAGCGCTCGGAGCCGGGCCGGCGGCGCTCTGGGTTGCGGAAGACAACCCGCGCGCCCAGGCGTTCTACCGCCGCAACGGCTTCACCTTCACCGGCGCCCGGGAAACCATTGACGAATGGGAGGGGCTACCCGAGCTGCGGATGGCTCGCTCCTGA
- a CDS encoding UDP-N-acetylglucosamine 1-carboxyvinyltransferase: protein MTQQTAEQVGLMLRDARGQNGWTQGQLAAELGTSQSAVARMEQGKQNLSLKMIQRLEAIFGRSIVQLGKSQMTHLRVEGGRTLSGSVDVNTSKNAGVALLCASLINRGTTTLRRLARIEEVNRIVEVLTSIGVECIWLNDNDLQLRRPAVLDLESMDVEAARRTRSVIMLLGPLLDQSAEYRLPYAGGCDLGTRTVEPHMQALRQFGLSVEATAGFYTVQAPPSDSFDRSFVLTERGDTVTENAIMAAAHRCGSTIIRNASPNYMVQDLCFYLQRLGVEIDGVGTTTLKITGKPSIDVDIEYFPSEDPIEAMSLITAGIVTNSEVTIRRVPIEFMEIELATLEQMGQKLEVSGEYMARNGRTRLVDVTTRPSELRAPEDKIHPMPFPGLNIDNLPFFAVIAGNAEGQTMIHDWVYENRAIYLTELNKLGARVQLLDPHRIYVNGPTRWRAAEVGCPPALRPAACLLLAMLAARGVSELRNIYVIERGYEDLAERLNTIGAKIEYFQD, encoded by the coding sequence ATGACACAACAGACTGCTGAACAGGTCGGCCTCATGCTCCGCGACGCCCGGGGGCAGAACGGCTGGACGCAGGGGCAGCTTGCGGCCGAGCTCGGGACGAGCCAAAGTGCCGTTGCCCGGATGGAGCAGGGCAAGCAGAACCTGAGCCTGAAAATGATCCAGCGCCTCGAGGCGATCTTTGGCCGGAGCATCGTCCAGCTCGGCAAGTCCCAGATGACCCACCTCCGTGTGGAAGGCGGCCGGACGCTCTCCGGCTCTGTTGACGTCAACACGAGCAAGAACGCCGGCGTGGCGCTGCTCTGCGCCAGCCTCATCAACCGCGGCACCACCACCCTGCGCCGGCTGGCCCGGATTGAGGAAGTCAACCGGATCGTCGAGGTGCTCACCAGCATCGGCGTCGAATGCATCTGGCTCAACGACAACGATCTCCAGCTCCGTCGGCCCGCAGTCCTGGACCTCGAGTCCATGGACGTCGAGGCCGCCCGCCGGACCCGCAGCGTGATCATGCTCCTCGGGCCGCTGCTGGACCAGTCGGCCGAGTACCGGCTTCCCTACGCCGGCGGCTGCGACCTGGGCACCCGCACCGTGGAGCCGCACATGCAGGCGCTGCGCCAGTTCGGGCTGTCGGTGGAGGCCACCGCCGGCTTCTACACCGTACAGGCGCCGCCGTCGGACAGCTTTGACCGGTCCTTCGTGCTGACCGAACGCGGGGACACGGTCACGGAAAACGCCATCATGGCCGCCGCCCACCGTTGCGGCAGCACCATCATCCGGAACGCCAGCCCCAACTACATGGTGCAGGACCTCTGCTTCTACCTGCAGAGGCTCGGCGTGGAGATCGACGGCGTGGGCACCACAACGCTGAAGATCACCGGCAAGCCGTCCATCGACGTCGACATCGAATACTTCCCTTCCGAGGACCCGATCGAGGCGATGAGCCTCATCACTGCCGGCATCGTGACCAATTCCGAGGTGACCATCCGCCGGGTGCCCATCGAATTCATGGAAATCGAGCTTGCCACCCTGGAGCAGATGGGCCAGAAGCTGGAGGTTTCCGGGGAGTATATGGCCCGCAACGGACGCACCCGGCTGGTGGACGTGACCACCAGGCCCTCCGAACTGCGCGCGCCGGAGGACAAGATCCACCCGATGCCGTTCCCGGGGCTGAACATCGACAACCTGCCGTTCTTCGCTGTCATTGCGGGCAACGCGGAGGGCCAGACCATGATCCACGACTGGGTCTACGAGAACCGTGCCATCTACCTCACGGAGCTGAATAAGCTGGGCGCCCGCGTGCAGCTGCTGGATCCGCACCGGATCTACGTCAACGGCCCCACCCGCTGGCGGGCCGCCGAGGTGGGCTGCCCGCCGGCCCTCCGCCCGGCAGCCTGCCTGCTCCTGGCCATGCTCGCGGCGCGGGGAGTGTCGGAACTGCGCAACATCTATGTGATCGAGCGCGGCTACGAGGACCTGGCCGAGCGGCTCAACACGATCGGCGCCAAGATCGAGTACTTCCAGGACTAA
- a CDS encoding glutamate--cysteine ligase codes for MRTFGVEEELLIVDPDSGEPLALADALLAGRKLAADDAPDKPRLLQKQTKPACDDEMGLSAELKLEQIETQTRPCLDYAELLRQIGAGRAMADDAAQRQGARVAALATSPLSLASHTTPDPRYARMLERFGLTAQEQLTCGFHVHTFIESQDEGVAVLDRIRDKLAVLIALSANSPFWQGVETGFESYRTQAWNRWPTSGPTAIYGSLSAYRRVVTRLLDSGVLLDEGMIYFDARLSRNHPTVEVRVADVCLRAEDAALIAVLVRALVESAGREWREGVEPAPVPTVLLRMAAWQASNFGLRGELLDFGSFRPAPAADVARSLVDFLEPVLAENGELELARQGVEEIIARGTGAAEQRTVRETVMEKAEPDDGGLGAVVGHAVRATLRGTAGYADDADTVPVPELLRVRQS; via the coding sequence ATGCGGACTTTTGGGGTCGAGGAAGAACTGCTGATCGTGGATCCGGACAGCGGCGAACCGCTCGCGCTCGCCGATGCGCTGCTGGCCGGCCGCAAACTCGCGGCCGACGACGCTCCGGACAAGCCCCGGCTGCTGCAGAAGCAGACCAAACCCGCCTGCGACGACGAAATGGGCTTGAGCGCTGAACTCAAGCTCGAACAGATCGAAACCCAGACCCGGCCGTGCCTGGACTATGCGGAACTGCTCCGCCAGATCGGCGCCGGCCGGGCGATGGCGGATGATGCCGCCCAGCGGCAGGGCGCGCGGGTGGCGGCGCTGGCAACCTCCCCGCTGTCCCTCGCAAGCCACACGACCCCGGACCCGCGGTACGCCCGGATGCTCGAGCGCTTCGGCCTGACCGCCCAGGAACAGCTGACCTGCGGCTTCCACGTCCACACCTTCATCGAATCCCAGGACGAAGGCGTGGCGGTCCTGGACCGGATCAGGGACAAGTTGGCTGTCCTGATTGCCCTCAGCGCCAACTCCCCGTTCTGGCAGGGCGTGGAAACCGGGTTCGAGAGCTACCGCACCCAGGCCTGGAACCGCTGGCCGACGTCCGGCCCCACCGCCATCTACGGCAGCCTGTCGGCGTACCGGCGGGTGGTGACCCGCCTGCTGGACAGCGGTGTGCTGCTGGATGAGGGCATGATCTACTTCGATGCGCGGCTCTCCCGGAACCACCCCACGGTGGAGGTCCGGGTGGCCGACGTCTGCCTCCGTGCCGAGGACGCCGCGCTGATCGCCGTCCTGGTCCGCGCGCTGGTGGAGTCCGCCGGCAGGGAATGGCGCGAAGGCGTGGAGCCGGCACCGGTCCCCACCGTGCTGTTGCGCATGGCGGCGTGGCAGGCCAGTAATTTCGGCCTGCGCGGCGAGCTGCTGGATTTCGGCAGCTTCCGGCCCGCACCCGCCGCGGACGTAGCGCGCTCGCTCGTCGATTTCCTCGAGCCGGTCCTGGCCGAGAACGGTGAGCTCGAGCTCGCCAGGCAGGGCGTCGAGGAGATCATTGCGCGCGGTACCGGCGCCGCGGAGCAGCGCACCGTCCGGGAAACCGTGATGGAAAAGGCAGAGCCCGACGACGGCGGGCTGGGTGCCGTCGTCGGGCATGCCGTGCGGGCCACGCTGCGCGGGACGGCGGGTTACGCGGACGACGCGGACACGGTGCCTGTGCCGGAGCTGCTGCGCGTGCGCCAGTCCTGA